The proteins below come from a single Clarias gariepinus isolate MV-2021 ecotype Netherlands chromosome 17, CGAR_prim_01v2, whole genome shotgun sequence genomic window:
- the nfil3 gene encoding nuclear factor interleukin-3-regulated protein, with product MQAIKKEPSYNVEDDLVLAMSLQGTDGDLPSMPFKAKPNSCRRKREFIPEEKKDTLYWERRRKNNEAAKRSREKRRLNDMVLENKLMALGEENASLKAELLSLKLKFGLLTSAAYAQEVQKITTSTNALYQEFVPPNGVKGSYPREAEPSCLSSSCISVIKHSPHSTLSDGSDSSSTMNTCRTPEIIKQEPLENGNYSRDRASPYELYRNYLNSPFPGGYSQPNPFLPLTRSSSNSPRTSDGDDGTVSKSSDGEDEQQVPKGLAPSTADQKSVIVSAVKVPDTSGSALPHKLRIKARAIQIKVEAIDPDYDSTGKFSSPIDMSAQACYQMGQGSTPEYTQSSLSPLSLQVNHVQDWIQQPEYWHKDQTEALPNGYKNRLCPDSPGPVTNKLIVDLKDGCYAISESENLYLKKGIADLSAEVASLKKLIATRQGSVIESTKSTTEHDLVSKGCYSN from the coding sequence ATGCAGGCCATTAAGAAAGAGCCGTCCTACAATGTTGAGGATGACCTAGTCCTAGCCATGTCTCTGCAAGGCACAGACGGAGACTTGCCCAGCATGCCCTTCAAGGCCAAACCAAACTCATGCCGCAGAAAACGTGAGTTTATCCCGGAGGAGAAAAAGGACACGTTGTACTGGGAGCGGAGACGCAAGAACAACGAGGCGGCCAAGCGCTCACGAGAGAAGCGCCGGCTCAATGACATGGTGCTAGAGAACAAGCTAATGGCTCTGGGTGAGGAGAATGCTTCACTCAAAGCTGAGCTTCTGTCACTGAAGCTAAAGTTTGGTCTGTTGACCTCAGCCGCCTATGCTCAGGAGGTGCAGAAGATCACCACTTCAACTAACGCCCTGTACCAGGAATTTGTGCCTCCTAATGGTGTCAAAGGCTCATACCCCCGAGAGGCTGAGCCATCATGTCTGAGCAGTAGCTGCATATCAGTGATCAAACACTCACCTCATAGCACCTTATCAGATGGATCTGATTCCTCAAGTACTATGAACACATGCAGGACACCGGAAATCATCAAGCAAGAGCCACTGGAGAACGGCAACTATTCGAGAGACCGAGCCAGTCCTTATGAATTATACAGAAATTACCTGAATAGCCCTTTCCCTGGAGGCTACTCTCAGCCAAATCCATTCCTGCCGCTCACCAGATCGTCAAGTAATTCCCCCCGGACCTCAGACGGCGATGATGGGACCGTGAGCAAGTCATCAGATGGGGAAGATGAACAGCAGGTCCCCAAAGGTCTGGCACCatccactgctgaccaaaaaagTGTGATAGTCTCTGCTGTAAAAGTGCCAGATACCAGTGGTTCAGCTCTGCCCCACAAGCTGCGCATTAAAGCCCGGGCCATCCAGATCAAAGTAGAGGCTATCGATCCTGACTACGACTCAACTGGGAAGTTCTCTTCCCCCATTGACATGTCTGCACAGGCATGCTACCAGATGGGTCAGGGATCTACACCTGAATACACCCAGTCATCACTTAGCCCGCTCTCGCTGCAGGTGAACCACGTCCAGGACTGGATCCAGCAACCAGAGTACTGGCACAAAGACCAAACAGAGGCTTTGCCAAATGGCTACAAGAACAGACTTTGTCCTGACTCACCTGGGCCTGTGACTAACAAACTCATTGTAGACCTTAAGGATGGCTGCTATGCCATCTCAGAGTCTGAGAACTTGTACTTGAAAAAAGGCATCGCCGACCTGTCGGCAGAAGTGGCCTCCCTGAAAAAGTTGATTGCAACACGGCAGGGTTCTGTTATCGAGTCCACCAAAAGCACTACTGAACATGACTTAGTATCTAAAGGATGTTACTCAAACTGA
- the auh gene encoding methylglutaconyl-CoA hydratase, mitochondrial encodes MALLVGSRVVFQTLRPQTSTTRDYICRFQDVMQRAAAGSAGRACWAAHGGLRRFSSDANDLSVRYLDGDDSGIVIFGLNRPKAKNAISKSLVKMMSEAVESVKKNNKVRSVILCSMVPEVFCAGADLKERAKMHQSEVGPFVSKARALITELGNLPMPTIAAIDGAALGGGLEMALACDIRIAATSAKMGLVETKLAIIPGAGGTQRLPRTIGVSLAKELIFAARVVDGAEAKTLGLVNHAVEQNKSGDAAYLRALELAREFNPQGPIAVRMAKLAINQGIEVDLTTGLAIEEACYAQVIPTKDRLEGLAAFKEKRPPRFKGE; translated from the exons ATGGCGCTTCTCGTCGGGTCTAGAGTGGTTTTTCAGACGCTTCGGCCCCAAACCTCGACGACTCGCGACTACATTTGCAGATTTCAAGATGTTATGCAACGCGCTGCAGCCGGAAGTGCGGGACGCGCGTGCTGGGCGGCGCATGGCGGCTTGCGGCGGTTTAGCTCCGACGCTAATGACCTGAGCGTTAGGTATTTGGACGGAGATGACTCAG GAATCGTCATCTTTGGCCTTAATCGACCTAAAGCTAAAAATGCTATCAGTAAAAGTCTTGTTAAGATG ATGTCTGAAGCTGTTGaatcagtgaaaaaaaacaataaagtgcGCTCTGTCATCTTGTGCAGCATGGTGCCCGAAGTCTTCTGTGCAG GTGCTGACTTGAAAGAAAGAGCCAAAATGCATCAAAGTGAAGTTGGGCCTTTTGTCTCTAAAGCAAGAGCACTTATTACAGAATTAG GTAATCTACCCATGCCGACTATTGCAGCTATTGATGGAGCAGCACTGGGGGGAGGACTTGAGATGGCTCTGGCCTGTGACATAAGAATAGCAG CTACGTCTGCTAAAATGGGACTGGTTGAAACAAAACTAGCCATCATTCCAGGGGCAG ggggaaCCCAGCGTCTACCGCGGACTATAGGAGTTTCCCTGGCTAAGGAGTTGATCTTTGCTGCTCGGGTGGTTGATGGTGCTGAGGCGAAAACACTAGGGTTGGTTAACCACGCTGTGGAGCAAAACAAGAGTGGGGATGCAGCTTACCTGCGAGCTCTGGAGCTTGCCCGAGAGTTCAACCCACAG GGGCCCATTGCAGTCCGGATGGCCAAATTGGCCATCAACCAGGGCATAGAG GTGGATTTAACAACAGGATTAGCAATTGAAGAGGCATGCTATGCTCAG GTTATTCCAACCAAGGACAGGCTTGAAGGCCTGGCAGCATTCAAAGAAAAGAGACCCCCTCGCTTTAAGGGCGAGTAA